The Argopecten irradians isolate NY chromosome 6, Ai_NY, whole genome shotgun sequence genome has a window encoding:
- the LOC138325338 gene encoding small ribosomal subunit protein uS10: MSLKDSKAPAEEAPIHRIRITLTSRNVQSLEKVCADLIKGAKDKQLKVKGPVRMPTKVLRITTRKTPCGEGSKTWDRFQMRIHKRLIDLHSPSEIVKQITSISIEPGVEVEVTIADA, translated from the exons Atg TCTCTTAAAGATTCCAAAGCTCCTGCCGAAGAGGCCCCAATCCACAGGATCAGAATTACATTGACCAGCAGGAATGTCCAGAGCTTGGAAAAAG TTTGTGCTGACCTTATTAAGGGAGCCAAGGACAAACAGCTTAAGGTCAAGGGGCCGGTCCGTATGCCCACCAAGGTGTTAAGGATCACCACCAGGAAAACACCTTGTGGTGAGGGTTCCAAAACCTGGGATCGCTTCCAAATGCGTATCCACAAACGCCTGATTGACCTTCACAGTCCATCTGAGATCGTCAAGCAGATT ACCTCCATCAGTATTGAGCCAGGTGTCGAGGTTGAAGTAACTATCGCTGACGCATAA
- the LOC138325336 gene encoding vacuolar protein sorting-associated protein 72 homolog: MMAANRDRRANAGNRMGRMLEAEEEDDFYKTTYGGFDEEEGDQVYNSEDSESDQIDSDFSIDENDEVRSDVDDDDAPKKRKGISTKAYKEPVKKPKTEEKKPKEKKEKKKKTLSAVQIYHTPEKKSLRKSTAIKSNAREEREKVREMKQKMLKDIATQKKVAEVRRLTQEELLAEAEITEELNLKSLENYQRMEMEKKKSRVSKQINRGPLIRYQSFTMPLIEELPSEVEISVDVDSIEPQKKVEEYDLVNGEKCSRTFITFTDERIFKDYFPQKKHKPPVKQYCPVTKKPAKYFDPITQTPYSCLKAFQCIREAYTHQLEETGHKKK; the protein is encoded by the exons ATG ATGGCAGCTAATAGGGATAGACGTGCCAATGCTGGCAACAGAATGGGACGTATGTTGGAAGCTGAGGAAGAAGATGATTTCTACAAGACAACTTATGGTGGCTTTGATGAG GAAGAGGGTGATCAGGTTTATAACTCCGAAGATTCTGAATCTGATCAGATTGATTCTGACTTCAGTATTGATGAAAATGATGAGGTCCGCAGCGAtgtggatgatgatgatgcacCCAAAAAACGGAAAGGAATATCGACAAAAGCATATAAG GAACCTGTTAAAAAGCCAAAAACTGAAGAGAAGAAACCAAAagagaagaaagaaaagaagaaaaagacaTTATCAGCAGTTCAGATCTATCACACTCCAG AGAAGAAATCTTTAAGAAAATCAACAGCAATCAAATCCAATGCACGTGAGGAACGTGAAAAAGTTCGAGAGATGAAGCAGAAGATGTTGAAGGACATAGCAACACAGAAGAAGGTAGCAGAGGTGAGGAGGTTGACACAGGAAGAACTACTGGCGGAGGCAGAAATTACAGAGGAGCTTAACCTCAAGTCTTTGG AGAACTACCAGCGGATGGAGATGGAGAAGAAGAAAAGTCGTGTGTCTAAGCAGATAAACCGTGGCCCTCTGATCAGATACCAGTCCTTTACAATGCCGCTGATCGAAGAGTTACCTTCTGAGGTCGAGATCAGTGTGGACGTTGACAG TATTGAACCCCAAAAGAAGGTAGAAGAATATGATTTAGTGAATGGTGAGAAGTGCTCGAGGACGTTTATAACATTTACAGATGAAAGGATATTCAAGGACTACTTTCCACAGAAGAAACATAAGCCTCCTGTTAAACAGTACTGTCCAGTGACTAAAAAAcctgcaaaatattttgatccTATCACACAGACACCTTACTCCTGTCTCAAGGCTTTCCAGTGTATTAGAGAGGCTTATACGCATCAACTGGAAGAAACAGGCCATAAGAAGAAGTGA